The following coding sequences lie in one Polyodon spathula isolate WHYD16114869_AA chromosome 15, ASM1765450v1, whole genome shotgun sequence genomic window:
- the LOC121327486 gene encoding LOW QUALITY PROTEIN: dnaJ homolog subfamily C member 28-like (The sequence of the model RefSeq protein was modified relative to this genomic sequence to represent the inferred CDS: deleted 2 bases in 1 codon), whose protein sequence is METLLTAPFSEIHRALLPPCCFAARWLSSCKVSRGLLHCYKLLCLPEDESSSPEEVKEANLRLAKELHPDSGSARADAGKFSQVQEACRTVLVHLAGRRRAAAGEEQEEEDEKQKRQAPQHRQYLSFEGVRMGTPSQREQQYRQFRVDRAMDQVLDYRRRSLERQSSEDALTASEVRRTKNIKITQAIERLVEDLIQESMVKGDFSNLSGKGKPLSKFSHSNPYVDPMTHNLNRILIENGYQPQWIVAHKEIRETIAQLRADLLVSGRKLGEPLTPSKQKQWLLNCEAFRADLARLNKRVDGFNLIVPLLSQQMVHFSAERELKRALHAYQELREEQRNSEEKAGTGEDGDPKGGLFTWVQNLFK, encoded by the exons ATGGAGACT TTGCTGACGGCTCCGTTCTCTGAGATCCACAGGGCTCTCCTGCCTCCCTGCTGCTTCGCTGCCCGGTGGCTGTCCAGCTGTAAGGTGAGCAGGGGCCTGCTGCACTGCTACAAACTGCTCTGCCTGCCAGAGGACGAGAGCAGCAGCCCGGAGGAGGTGAAGGAAGCCAATCTGAGGCTGGCTAAGGAGCTCCACCCTGACAGCGGCTCTGCCAGGGCAGACGCAGGGAAGTTCTCCCAGGTACAGGAGGCCTGCAGGACTGTGCTGGTACACctagcagga aggaggagggctgcCGCAGGTGAGGAgcaagaggaggaggatgagaaGCAGAAGCGGCAGGCGCCCCAGCACAGGCAGTACCTGAGCTTCGAGGGGGTGAGAATGGGGACGCCCAGCCAGAGGGAGCAGCAGTACAGACAGTTCCGGGTGGACAGAGCTATGGACCAAGTGCTGGACTACCGGAGGCGCAGCCTAGAGCGGCAGTCTTCGGAGGACGCCTTGACGGCCAGCGAGGTACGGAGGACTAAGAATATCAAGATCACCCAGGCCATCGAGAGGCTGGTGGAGGACCTCATCCAGGAGTCCATGGTCAAGGGGGACTTCAGCAACCTGAGTGGCAAGGGGAAGCCCCTCAGCAAGTTCAGCCACAGCAACCCATACGTGGACCCCATGACCCACAACCTGAACCGCATCCTCATCGAGAACGGCTACCAGCCCCAGTGGATCGTGGCGCACAAGGAGATCCGCGAGACCATCGCCCAGCTGAGGGCAGACCTGCTGGTGTCCGGTAGGAAGCTCGGGGAGCCCCTCACCCCCTCAAAGCAGAAGCAGTGGCTCCTCAACTGTGAAGCCTTCAGGGCAGACCTGGCCAGGCTCAACAAGAGGGTGGACGGCTTCAACTTGATCGTGCCCCTGCTGAGCCAGCAGATGGTGCATTTCAGTGCGGAGAGGGAGCTGAAGAGGGCACTGCACGCCTACCAGGAGCTGAGGGAGGAGCAGAGAAACTCAGAGGAGAAGGCGGGGACTGGGGAGGATGGGGATCCCAAAGGGGGCCTTTTTACATGGGTTCAAAACCTGTTCAAATAA
- the LOC121327997 gene encoding trifunctional purine biosynthetic protein adenosine-3-like isoform X2: MAERVLIIGSGGREHSLAWKLAQSPLVQQVLVAPGNAGTADNGKVSNSAVSVSNHSILAQYCKDHNVGLVVVGPEAPLAAGMVDDLTAAGVSCFGPSAKAAQLEASKSFSKEFMDRHGIPTARWRSFTDPQEACSFIQSAEFRALVVKASGLAGGKGVIVAENKDQACRAVRDIMQDKTFGAAGETVVVEELLEGEEVSCLCFSDGCTVALMPPAQDHKRLLDGDLGPNTGGMGAYCPTPQVSEDLLQKIRETVLQKTVDGMRQEGSPYVGVLYAGLMLTRDGPRVLEYNCRFGDPECQVLLPLLKSDLYQVIQDTLQGRLALSAPTWQENSAAVTVVMASGGYPGDYKKGIEITGLSRVKELGLQVFHAGTLLKEGRVLTSGGRVLTITAVDRDLPTALQNANKGVASVQFQGAVYRRDIGHRAIAFLQQPRALTYKDSGVDIAAGNALVDLIKPLAAATARKGCSAELGGFAGLFDLKAAGYIDPILVAGTDGVGTKLKIAQECNKHDTLGQDLVAMCVNDILAQGAEPLFFLDYFSCGRLDVGVASSVIAGIAEACKTAGCALLGGETSEMPGVYPPGEYDLAGFAVGAVERDRMLPRLDSIAAGDLLLGIASSGVHSNGFSLVRKVLQRVCLQYSSPAPFGAAGQTVGEVLLTPTKIYSKLLQPILHSGAVKAYANITGGGLLENIPRVLPKTLAVDLDACLWKIPEVFSWLQREGQLSEEEMGRTFNCGLGSVLVVGREAADEVLRELKNHEEAWVIGTVTLQQPDRERVLIRNLLRSLQSGSRGTPVSTGLRSGAPQNCAPERRARVAVLISGTGTNLQALMEQVKKPWSSAEIVLVISNRPGVEGLKKAARAGIQTRVVDHKQYGSRAEFDSTIEQVLEEFSVEVVCLAGFMRILGGPFVRKWSGKLLNVHPSLLPSFKGVNAHRQVLQAGVRVSGCTVHFVAEEVDAGAIIVQEAVPVMVGDTEDSLLERVKEAEHRAFPAALELVASGTVRLGEDNKIHWNTQEQH, from the exons ATGGCGGAGCGTGTCTTGATCATCGGGAGCGGGGGCAGGGAGCACTCCCTGGCCTGGAAGCTGGCCCAGTCTCCTCTCGTACAGCAGGTCCTGGTGGCTCCTGGGAATGCCGGCACTGCTGACAACGGGAAGGTCTCCAACTCGG ctgtgtcAGTGAGTAACCACTCCATCCTGGCTCAGTACTGCAAGGATCACAATGTggggctggtggtggtggggccGGAAGCACCTCTGGCTGCAG GGATGGTGGATGACCTCACTGCAGCGGGGGTCTCTTGTTTCGGACCCTCTGCGAAGGCAGCCCAGCTGGAGGCCAGTAAGAGTTTCTCCAAGGAGTTTATGGACCGTCACGGCATCCCCACGGCCCGCTGGAGATCCTTCACTGACCCTCAGGAGGCCTGCAGCTTCATCCAGAG CGCTGAGTTCCGGGCTCTGGTGGTGAAGGCGAGCGGTCTGGCCGGAGGGAAAGGAGTGATCGTGGCAGAGAACAAGGACCAGGCATGCAGGGCAGTGCGGGACATCATGCAG GACAAGACGTTCGGAGCTGCAGGGGAGAcggtggtggtggaggagctgCTGGAAGGAGAGGAGGTTTCG TGCCTATGTTTCAGCGACGGCTGCACTGTGGCCCTGATGCCTCCTGCACAAGACCACAAGCGGCTTCTGGATGGAGACCTGGGCCCCAATACAGGGGGCATGGGGGCATACTGCCCCACTCCACAG GTTTCGGAGGATCTGCTTCAGAAGATCAGAGAGACAGTATTGCAGAAAACTGTGGACGGGATGAGGCAGGAGGGGAGCCCTTATGTTG GGGTTCTGTACGCAGGGCTGATGCTGACCCGGGACGGGCCCCGGGTGCTGGAGTATAACTGCAGGTTCGGAGACCCGGAGTGCCAG GTACTGCTGCCCCTGCTGAAGAGCGACCTGTACCAAGTGATCCAGGACACGCTGCAGGGGAGACTAGCATTGAGCGCCCCCACCTGGCAGGAGAACAGCGCTGCTGTTACTGTGGTGATGGCGAGTGGAGGGTATCCAGGAGACTATAAGAAGGGCATTGAGATCACTG GTCTGTCTCGGGTGAAGGAGCTGGGGCTGCAGGTGTTCCATGCTGGCACCTTGCTGAAAGAGGGCAGGGTGCTGACCAGTGGAGGCAGAGTGCTGACCATCACCGCTGTCGACCGCGACCTGCCTACTGCACTTCAGAACGCCAACAAAGGTGTGGCCAGCGTGCAGTTCCAGGGGGCCGTCTACCGCAGAGACATCGGGCACCGGGCCATCGCCTTCCTCCAGCAGCCACG TGCACTGACCTACAAAGACAGTGGAGTGGACATCGCTGCGGGGAACGCTCTTGTTGACCTGATCAAACCCCTGGCCGCAGCCACTGCCCGGAAAG GGTGCAGTGCTGAGCTTGGCGGTTTTGCAGGCCTGTTTGACTTGAAAGCAGCAGGATACATAGACCCTATCCTTGTGGCTGGGACTGATGGAGTGGGCACCAAGCTGAAG ATCGCACAGGAGTGTAACAAGCACGACACTCTGGGACAGGACCTGGTGGCTATGTGTGTGAATGACATCCTGGCGCAGGGGGCGGAGCCTCTCTTCTTCCTCGATTACTTTTCGTGCGGGAGGCTGGATGTGGGCGTGGCTTCCTCAGTCATCGCTGGCATTGCTGAGGCCTGCAAAACAGCCGGCTGTGCGTTGCTGG GGGGCGAGACGTCAGAGATGCCGGGGGTGTACCCCCCAGGGGAGTACGACCTGGCTGGCTTCGCGGTGGGCGCAGTGGAAAGAGACAGGATGCTCCCGCGCCTCGACTCCATCGCTGCCGGAGACCTGCTCCTGGGGATCGCCTCCTCCGGGGTCCACAGCAACGGATTCAGCCTGGTCCGCAAGGTGCTGCAGCGGGTCTGCCTGCAGTACTCCTCCCCAGCGCCGTTCGGGGCTGCCGGCCAGACTGTGG GGGAGGTGCTTCTCACTCCAACCAAGATCTACAGCAAGCTGCTTCAGCCAATCCTGCACAGCGGAGCAGTGAAGGCATACGCCAACATTACAGGGGGCGGGCTCTTGGAGAACATCCCTAGGGTTCTCCCCAAAACCCTGGCAGTGGACTTGG ACGCCTGTCTCTGGAAGATCCCAGAGGTGTTCTCCTGGCTGCAGCGAGAGGGCCAGCTCTCTGAGGAAGAGATGGGGCGCACCTTTAACTGCGGGCTGGGCAGCGTGCTGGTGGTGGGGCGCGAGGCCGCGGACGAGGTCCTGAGAGAATTGAAGAACCATGAGGAGGCGTGGGTCATAGGAACAGTGACGCTGCAGCAGCCAG ACAGGGAGAGGGTGTTGATCCGGAATCTCCTCCGCTCTCTGCAGTCTGGCTCCAGGGGGACCCCAGTGAGCACTGGCCTTCGAAGCGGAGCCCCACAGAACTGTGCCCCCGAGCGCAGAGCAAGGGTGGCTGTCCTCATCTCAGGAACAG GCACAAACCTGCAGGCCCTGATGGAGCAGGTGAAGAAGCCGTGGAGCTCCGCTGAGATCGTCCTGGTCATCTCCAACCGGCCTGGGGTGGAAGGGCTGAAGAAGGCAGCACGGGCAGGGATCCAGACCAGG GTCGTGGATCACAAGCAATACGGGAGCCGTGCTGAGTTTGACAGCACCATCGAGCAGGTCTTGGAGGAGTTCAGTGTGGAGGTGGTGTGTCTCGCCGGCTTCATGAGGATCCTTGGCGGCCCCTTTGTCAGGAAGTGGAGCG GAAAACTGCTGAATGTTCACCCCTCCCTGCTACCCTCCTTCAAGGGGGTGAATGCTCACAGACAGGTCCTGCAGGCTGGGGTTCGGGTCTCGGGCTGCACTGTGCATTTTGTTGCT GAGGAAGTTGATGCAGGAGCCATCATTGTCCAGGAGGCGGTGCCAGTGATGGTGGGTGACACAGAGGACAGCCTATTGGAGCGGGTGAAGGAGGCGGAGCATCGAGCTTTCCCTGCTGCTCTGGAGCTGGTGGCTAGTGGCACTGTGCGGCTTGGAGAGGACAACAAG ATCCACTGGAACACCCAGGAGCAGCACTAG
- the LOC121327997 gene encoding trifunctional purine biosynthetic protein adenosine-3-like isoform X1: MAERVLIIGSGGREHSLAWKLAQSPLVQQVLVAPGNAGTADNGKVSNSAVSVSNHSILAQYCKDHNVGLVVVGPEAPLAAGMVDDLTAAGVSCFGPSAKAAQLEASKSFSKEFMDRHGIPTARWRSFTDPQEACSFIQSAEFRALVVKASGLAGGKGVIVAENKDQACRAVRDIMQDKTFGAAGETVVVEELLEGEEVSCLCFSDGCTVALMPPAQDHKRLLDGDLGPNTGGMGAYCPTPQVSEDLLQKIRETVLQKTVDGMRQEGSPYVGVLYAGLMLTRDGPRVLEYNCRFGDPECQVLLPLLKSDLYQVIQDTLQGRLALSAPTWQENSAAVTVVMASGGYPGDYKKGIEITGLSRVKELGLQVFHAGTLLKEGRVLTSGGRVLTITAVDRDLPTALQNANKGVASVQFQGAVYRRDIGHRAIAFLQQPRALTYKDSGVDIAAGNALVDLIKPLAAATARKGCSAELGGFAGLFDLKAAGYIDPILVAGTDGVGTKLKIAQECNKHDTLGQDLVAMCVNDILAQGAEPLFFLDYFSCGRLDVGVASSVIAGIAEACKTAGCALLGGETSEMPGVYPPGEYDLAGFAVGAVERDRMLPRLDSIAAGDLLLGIASSGVHSNGFSLVRKVLQRVCLQYSSPAPFGAAGQTVGEVLLTPTKIYSKLLQPILHSGAVKAYANITGGGLLENIPRVLPKTLAVDLDACLWKIPEVFSWLQREGQLSEEEMGRTFNCGLGSVLVVGREAADEVLRELKNHEEAWVIGTVTLQQPDRERVLIRNLLRSLQSGSRGTPVSTGLRSGAPQNCAPERRARVAVLISGTGTNLQALMEQVKKPWSSAEIVLVISNRPGVEGLKKAARAGIQTRVVDHKQYGSRAEFDSTIEQVLEEFSVEVVCLAGFMRILGGPFVRKWSGKLLNVHPSLLPSFKGVNAHRQVLQAGVRVSGCTVHFVAEEVDAGAIIVQEAVPVMVGDTEDSLLERVKEAEHRAFPAALELVASGTVRLGEDNKIHWNTQEQH; this comes from the exons ATGGCGGAGCGTGTCTTGATCATCGGGAGCGGGGGCAGGGAGCACTCCCTGGCCTGGAAGCTGGCCCAGTCTCCTCTCGTACAGCAGGTCCTGGTGGCTCCTGGGAATGCCGGCACTGCTGACAACGGGAAGGTCTCCAACTCGG ctgtgtcAGTGAGTAACCACTCCATCCTGGCTCAGTACTGCAAGGATCACAATGTggggctggtggtggtggggccGGAAGCACCTCTGGCTGCAG GGATGGTGGATGACCTCACTGCAGCGGGGGTCTCTTGTTTCGGACCCTCTGCGAAGGCAGCCCAGCTGGAGGCCAGTAAGAGTTTCTCCAAGGAGTTTATGGACCGTCACGGCATCCCCACGGCCCGCTGGAGATCCTTCACTGACCCTCAGGAGGCCTGCAGCTTCATCCAGAG CGCTGAGTTCCGGGCTCTGGTGGTGAAGGCGAGCGGTCTGGCCGGAGGGAAAGGAGTGATCGTGGCAGAGAACAAGGACCAGGCATGCAGGGCAGTGCGGGACATCATGCAG GACAAGACGTTCGGAGCTGCAGGGGAGAcggtggtggtggaggagctgCTGGAAGGAGAGGAGGTTTCG TGCCTATGTTTCAGCGACGGCTGCACTGTGGCCCTGATGCCTCCTGCACAAGACCACAAGCGGCTTCTGGATGGAGACCTGGGCCCCAATACAGGGGGCATGGGGGCATACTGCCCCACTCCACAG GTTTCGGAGGATCTGCTTCAGAAGATCAGAGAGACAGTATTGCAGAAAACTGTGGACGGGATGAGGCAGGAGGGGAGCCCTTATGTTG GGGTTCTGTACGCAGGGCTGATGCTGACCCGGGACGGGCCCCGGGTGCTGGAGTATAACTGCAGGTTCGGAGACCCGGAGTGCCAG GTACTGCTGCCCCTGCTGAAGAGCGACCTGTACCAAGTGATCCAGGACACGCTGCAGGGGAGACTAGCATTGAGCGCCCCCACCTGGCAGGAGAACAGCGCTGCTGTTACTGTGGTGATGGCGAGTGGAGGGTATCCAGGAGACTATAAGAAGGGCATTGAGATCACTG GTCTGTCTCGGGTGAAGGAGCTGGGGCTGCAGGTGTTCCATGCTGGCACCTTGCTGAAAGAGGGCAGGGTGCTGACCAGTGGAGGCAGAGTGCTGACCATCACCGCTGTCGACCGCGACCTGCCTACTGCACTTCAGAACGCCAACAAAGGTGTGGCCAGCGTGCAGTTCCAGGGGGCCGTCTACCGCAGAGACATCGGGCACCGGGCCATCGCCTTCCTCCAGCAGCCACG TGCACTGACCTACAAAGACAGTGGAGTGGACATCGCTGCGGGGAACGCTCTTGTTGACCTGATCAAACCCCTGGCCGCAGCCACTGCCCGGAAAG GGTGCAGTGCTGAGCTTGGCGGTTTTGCAGGCCTGTTTGACTTGAAAGCAGCAGGATACATAGACCCTATCCTTGTGGCTGGGACTGATGGAGTGGGCACCAAGCTGAAG ATCGCACAGGAGTGTAACAAGCACGACACTCTGGGACAGGACCTGGTGGCTATGTGTGTGAATGACATCCTGGCGCAGGGGGCGGAGCCTCTCTTCTTCCTCGATTACTTTTCGTGCGGGAGGCTGGATGTGGGCGTGGCTTCCTCAGTCATCGCTGGCATTGCTGAGGCCTGCAAAACAGCCGGCTGTGCGTTGCTGG GGGGCGAGACGTCAGAGATGCCGGGGGTGTACCCCCCAGGGGAGTACGACCTGGCTGGCTTCGCGGTGGGCGCAGTGGAAAGAGACAGGATGCTCCCGCGCCTCGACTCCATCGCTGCCGGAGACCTGCTCCTGGGGATCGCCTCCTCCGGGGTCCACAGCAACGGATTCAGCCTGGTCCGCAAGGTGCTGCAGCGGGTCTGCCTGCAGTACTCCTCCCCAGCGCCGTTCGGGGCTGCCGGCCAGACTGTGG GGGAGGTGCTTCTCACTCCAACCAAGATCTACAGCAAGCTGCTTCAGCCAATCCTGCACAGCGGAGCAGTGAAGGCATACGCCAACATTACAGGGGGCGGGCTCTTGGAGAACATCCCTAGGGTTCTCCCCAAAACCCTGGCAGTGGACTTGG ACGCCTGTCTCTGGAAGATCCCAGAGGTGTTCTCCTGGCTGCAGCGAGAGGGCCAGCTCTCTGAGGAAGAGATGGGGCGCACCTTTAACTGCGGGCTGGGCAGCGTGCTGGTGGTGGGGCGCGAGGCCGCGGACGAGGTCCTGAGAGAATTGAAGAACCATGAGGAGGCGTGGGTCATAGGAACAGTGACGCTGCAGCAGCCAG ACAGGGAGAGGGTGTTGATCCGGAATCTCCTCCGCTCTCTGCAGTCTGGCTCCAGGGGGACCCCAGTGAGCACTGGCCTTCGAAGCGGAGCCCCACAGAACTGTGCCCCCGAGCGCAGAGCAAGGGTGGCTGTCCTCATCTCAGGAACAG GCACAAACCTGCAGGCCCTGATGGAGCAGGTGAAGAAGCCGTGGAGCTCCGCTGAGATCGTCCTGGTCATCTCCAACCGGCCTGGGGTGGAAGGGCTGAAGAAGGCAGCACGGGCAGGGATCCAGACCAGG GTCGTGGATCACAAGCAATACGGGAGCCGTGCTGAGTTTGACAGCACCATCGAGCAGGTCTTGGAGGAGTTCAGTGTGGAGGTGGTGTGTCTCGCCGGCTTCATGAGGATCCTTGGCGGCCCCTTTGTCAGGAAGTGGAGCG GAAAACTGCTGAATGTTCACCCCTCCCTGCTACCCTCCTTCAAGGGGGTGAATGCTCACAGACAGGTCCTGCAGGCTGGGGTTCGGGTCTCGGGCTGCACTGTGCATTTTGTTGCT GAGGAAGTTGATGCAGGAGCCATCATTGTCCAGGAGGCGGTGCCAGTGATGGTGGGTGACACAGAGGACAGCCTATTGGAGCGGGTGAAGGAGGCGGAGCATCGAGCTTTCCCTGCTGCTCTGGAGCTGGTGGCTAGTGGCACTGTGCGGCTTGGAGAGGACAACAAGATCCACTGGAACACCCAGGAGCAGCACTAG